Proteins found in one Solitalea lacus genomic segment:
- a CDS encoding acyl-CoA dehydrogenase family protein, producing MEEIKNKQIKGGEFLIKETDAADIFIPEQWDEEQLMIAKTCSDFLEAEVFPKLDAIDNHQEGLMESLMDKAGELGILGVSVPEEYGGFGKNFNTSMLVAEVIGAGHSFAVAMSAHTGIGTLPILYYGNAEQKDKYIPKLATGEWKAAYCLTEPNSGSDANSGKTKAVLSADGKHYVINGQKMWITNGGFADVFIVFAKIDNDENLSAFIVERDFGGITMNPEEHKMGIKGSSTRQIFFNDCHVPVENMLSERGNGFKIAVNILNIGRIKLAGAAIGASKEVVNKAVNYSNERVQFKLPISKFGAIRYKLAEMATKIYAVESAMYRAGQNIDDAYEALVADGMEPGKAKLKSTEQFAVECAILKVYGSEALDYVTDEGVQIYGGMGFSAEAPMDRAYRDSRINRIFEGTNEINRLLTVDMMLKRAMKGELNLMGPAQAVAQELMSIPDFNVSDEGLFAYEKRLIKNIKKATLMVAGAAVQKLMMTLAKEQEILMNIADMASLAYVAESALLRTEKLIGMRGEEVCANQIDITRIYLNEAMDQVWLHGKEALNSFAEGDELRMMMMGLKRFTKTEPFNSKDARQRVAKTLIEENKYCF from the coding sequence ATGGAAGAAATTAAAAATAAACAAATTAAAGGTGGAGAGTTTTTGATTAAAGAAACTGACGCCGCTGATATTTTTATCCCCGAACAATGGGATGAAGAACAATTGATGATTGCTAAAACTTGCTCTGATTTTCTGGAAGCCGAAGTGTTTCCGAAGCTGGATGCCATTGATAACCATCAAGAGGGGTTAATGGAAAGCTTAATGGACAAAGCCGGAGAATTAGGCATTTTGGGAGTTTCTGTACCTGAAGAGTACGGAGGTTTTGGTAAAAACTTTAACACCTCAATGCTGGTAGCCGAAGTTATTGGAGCAGGGCATTCATTTGCAGTTGCCATGTCGGCTCATACCGGCATCGGAACACTCCCAATCTTATACTACGGTAATGCCGAGCAAAAAGATAAATACATTCCTAAATTGGCTACCGGAGAGTGGAAAGCAGCTTACTGTTTAACTGAGCCAAACTCGGGGTCTGATGCAAACTCTGGTAAAACTAAGGCTGTTTTATCGGCAGATGGAAAGCATTATGTAATCAACGGGCAAAAGATGTGGATAACCAATGGTGGCTTTGCTGACGTGTTTATCGTTTTTGCTAAAATTGATAATGACGAGAACTTGTCGGCATTTATCGTTGAACGAGACTTTGGCGGTATCACCATGAACCCAGAAGAACACAAAATGGGAATCAAGGGCTCTTCAACCCGTCAAATCTTCTTTAATGATTGCCATGTTCCGGTAGAGAACATGTTATCCGAAAGAGGAAACGGATTTAAAATCGCTGTAAACATCTTAAATATCGGCCGTATTAAATTGGCTGGCGCAGCAATTGGTGCTTCAAAAGAGGTAGTTAATAAAGCTGTAAACTACTCAAATGAGCGTGTACAGTTTAAATTGCCTATTTCCAAGTTTGGAGCCATTCGCTATAAGCTTGCCGAAATGGCTACAAAGATTTACGCAGTTGAGTCGGCAATGTACCGAGCAGGACAAAATATCGACGATGCTTATGAGGCTTTAGTTGCCGACGGCATGGAACCTGGTAAGGCAAAACTAAAAAGTACAGAGCAGTTTGCGGTTGAATGTGCCATTTTAAAAGTTTACGGTTCTGAGGCTTTGGATTATGTAACCGACGAAGGTGTGCAGATTTATGGCGGTATGGGCTTCTCTGCTGAAGCTCCAATGGATCGGGCGTATCGGGATTCCCGCATTAACAGGATCTTTGAAGGGACAAACGAGATAAATCGTTTGTTGACTGTAGATATGATGTTGAAACGTGCCATGAAAGGTGAATTGAACCTGATGGGCCCGGCTCAGGCAGTTGCACAAGAGTTAATGTCAATTCCTGATTTTAACGTTTCTGATGAAGGTCTGTTTGCATACGAAAAACGATTAATCAAGAATATCAAAAAAGCCACATTAATGGTTGCCGGTGCAGCTGTTCAAAAATTAATGATGACCCTGGCTAAAGAACAGGAAATTTTAATGAACATAGCAGATATGGCATCATTGGCTTATGTGGCAGAATCAGCCTTGTTACGTACAGAGAAATTGATTGGAATGCGGGGAGAAGAAGTTTGCGCCAATCAAATTGATATTACTCGTATTTATTTGAATGAGGCAATGGATCAGGTTTGGTTACACGGTAAGGAGGCACTAAATTCATTTGCAGAAGGTGATGAGCTTCGAATGATGATGATGGGCTTGAAACGTTTCACCAAAACAGAACCGTTTAATAGTAAAGATGCTCGTCAACGTGTTGCTAAAACCTTGATTGAGGAAAA
- a CDS encoding acetyl-CoA C-acyltransferase, which produces MEAYIIAGYRTAVGKAPRGVFRFMRADDLAAEVVGHMVASVPNLDKDKIDDVIVGNATPEAEQGLNIGRMISLMGLKTDKVPGMTVNRYCASGLETIAIAAAKIKAGMADCIIAGGVEVMSGMPFGGWKIVPNFEVAKNNPDYYWGMGLTAEAVAKEFNVSREDQDEFAFQSHQKAIKAQQNGALKAGVIPITVKENYLDSNMKKKTREYVVDTDEGPRADTALDKLAKLKPVFAANGCITAGNSSQTSDGAAFVLVVSEKMLKELNAEPIARMVSYGVAGVPPRIMGIGPIEAIPVALKKGGLKKEDIGLIELNEAFASQSLAIIRNLELNPDLINVNGGAIALGHPLGCTGAKLTVQILNELRARKQKYGMVTMCVGTGQGAAGIFELLN; this is translated from the coding sequence ATGGAAGCATACATTATAGCAGGATATCGCACCGCCGTTGGTAAGGCGCCACGCGGAGTGTTTCGTTTTATGCGTGCGGATGATCTGGCTGCTGAGGTAGTTGGACATATGGTGGCATCTGTGCCCAATCTTGATAAAGACAAAATTGACGATGTAATAGTGGGTAATGCCACACCTGAGGCTGAACAGGGCTTAAATATTGGTCGCATGATCTCTTTGATGGGGCTAAAAACTGATAAGGTTCCTGGAATGACAGTGAACCGTTATTGCGCTTCCGGCTTGGAAACCATCGCGATCGCAGCTGCCAAAATAAAGGCTGGTATGGCCGATTGCATTATTGCAGGTGGAGTAGAAGTAATGTCGGGAATGCCCTTTGGCGGATGGAAGATCGTGCCAAACTTTGAAGTAGCTAAAAATAACCCTGACTATTACTGGGGAATGGGGTTAACTGCAGAAGCGGTTGCTAAAGAGTTTAATGTTTCTCGAGAAGATCAGGATGAATTTGCATTTCAGTCACATCAGAAAGCAATTAAAGCTCAACAAAACGGGGCCTTAAAAGCCGGGGTTATTCCAATTACGGTAAAAGAAAATTACCTGGATTCGAATATGAAAAAGAAAACCAGAGAGTATGTGGTTGATACAGATGAAGGTCCTCGTGCCGACACAGCACTTGATAAACTGGCAAAATTAAAGCCAGTGTTCGCTGCAAATGGGTGCATTACCGCCGGTAACTCTTCTCAAACCTCTGACGGAGCTGCATTTGTTTTAGTGGTTTCTGAGAAAATGTTAAAAGAGTTAAACGCTGAACCTATTGCACGTATGGTTAGTTACGGCGTTGCCGGTGTCCCTCCTCGTATCATGGGTATAGGTCCAATTGAGGCTATTCCGGTAGCATTGAAAAAAGGTGGTTTGAAGAAAGAAGATATTGGTTTAATTGAATTGAATGAGGCTTTTGCCTCACAATCACTGGCCATTATTCGTAACCTTGAATTAAACCCTGATTTAATCAACGTGAATGGGGGAGCTATCGCCTTAGGGCACCCTCTTGGCTGCACGGGAGCCAAGCTTACAGTTCAGATCCTGAATGAGCTTCGTGCCCGTAAACAAAAATACGGTATGGTAACCATGTGTGTTGGAACCGGACAGGGAGCAGCCGGAATATTTGAGTTGCTGAATTAG
- a CDS encoding 3-hydroxyacyl-CoA dehydrogenase/enoyl-CoA hydratase family protein, translated as MKRIIKKVAVLGSGIMGSRIACHFANVGLEVLLLDIVPKESLAADTANVLTLESPIVRNRIVNSSLDTAVKTNPSPVYNKEVLSKITTGNFEDNMKDIVKCDWVIEVVVENLEIKKKVFEQVEKFRKPGTLITSNTSGIPIHMMAEGRSEDFKAHFCGTHFFNPPRYLRLLEIIPTPYTKPEVVDFLTHYGDKFLGKTTVLCKDTPAFIANRIGVYGIMAMLHLVEKMELTVDEVDKFTGPVLGRPKSATFRTTDVVGMDTMVKVAKGLYDNCPEDKARDLFKLPDYVAKMEQNNWLGDKTGQGFYKKIKGADGKSEILSLNLKTLAYEPQQKVKSATLEMLKPIEDLRARMKAYAQGPDKAGEFFRASFSGLFEYVSDRIPEISDELYRIDDAMRAGFGWELGPYEVWDALGVAAGIEMMKKYGHVPAAWVTEMLAAGNTSFYKIDNGQKLYYDIPSKSYKAISGTSEYIILDAVRPTKTVWKNAGTTITDIGDGILNVEFHTKMNTIGGEVLAGLNKAVELAEKDFRGLVVGNDGANFSAGANVGMIFMMAIEQDWDEVDFAIRQFQNTMMRMRYSSIPVVAAPHNLTLGGGCELCLHADFVQTNAETYMGLVEFGVGLIPGGGGTKEFTLRASDAFGEGQIEQNVLKDRFLTIGMAKVSTSGLEAYDLGYLQKDKFDISMNRSRLIADAKAKAIELAEAGYVQPVQRKDIKVLGKSGLGMVYAGANTMYSGSYISEHDKKISEKLGWVMCGGDLSAPTVVTEQYLLDLEREAFLSLCGEKKTLERIQSILTKGKPLRN; from the coding sequence ATGAAAAGAATCATTAAAAAAGTCGCGGTGTTAGGATCGGGAATTATGGGTTCTCGAATAGCATGCCACTTTGCCAATGTCGGTCTAGAGGTTTTATTACTTGATATTGTGCCTAAAGAATCTTTAGCGGCCGATACTGCAAATGTGTTAACATTAGAAAGTCCGATTGTTAGAAACAGAATAGTAAACAGTTCATTAGATACCGCTGTTAAAACCAATCCTTCACCTGTTTATAATAAAGAAGTTCTTAGCAAAATAACCACAGGAAACTTTGAAGATAACATGAAGGATATCGTTAAATGTGACTGGGTTATCGAAGTAGTTGTTGAGAATCTTGAAATAAAGAAAAAGGTATTTGAGCAAGTGGAGAAATTCCGCAAGCCGGGAACATTAATAACATCGAACACATCAGGAATTCCTATTCATATGATGGCTGAAGGCAGAAGTGAAGATTTTAAAGCTCATTTCTGTGGAACACACTTTTTTAACCCGCCGCGTTACCTTCGTCTATTAGAGATTATCCCTACTCCTTATACTAAACCAGAAGTTGTTGACTTTTTGACGCACTATGGCGATAAATTCTTGGGAAAAACAACAGTATTGTGTAAAGATACGCCTGCTTTCATTGCCAACCGTATAGGGGTTTATGGTATTATGGCCATGCTGCACCTGGTGGAGAAAATGGAGCTTACTGTAGACGAGGTTGATAAATTTACCGGTCCGGTATTAGGTCGGCCAAAATCCGCTACTTTCCGCACAACTGATGTGGTAGGGATGGATACCATGGTTAAAGTTGCCAAAGGATTATATGATAATTGTCCGGAGGATAAAGCTCGTGATTTATTCAAACTGCCTGACTATGTTGCTAAAATGGAGCAGAATAATTGGTTGGGAGACAAAACAGGACAAGGCTTTTATAAAAAAATTAAAGGAGCAGATGGTAAGTCTGAAATTCTTTCATTAAACCTTAAAACTTTAGCGTACGAGCCACAACAAAAGGTTAAATCGGCAACATTAGAAATGCTGAAACCTATTGAAGACTTACGAGCTAGAATGAAAGCTTATGCCCAAGGACCTGACAAGGCAGGAGAGTTTTTCAGAGCGTCCTTTTCAGGTCTGTTTGAGTATGTTTCTGATCGAATTCCTGAAATTTCAGATGAATTATATCGTATTGATGATGCCATGCGTGCCGGTTTCGGTTGGGAGCTTGGTCCGTATGAAGTTTGGGATGCCTTAGGCGTTGCGGCAGGTATTGAAATGATGAAGAAATACGGTCATGTTCCTGCTGCCTGGGTAACTGAAATGCTTGCCGCCGGAAATACTTCATTCTATAAAATCGACAACGGGCAGAAATTGTACTATGATATTCCTTCAAAATCATACAAAGCAATTTCTGGAACATCAGAATACATCATTTTAGATGCTGTCCGTCCAACGAAAACGGTATGGAAAAACGCTGGGACTACAATTACTGATATAGGAGATGGTATTCTTAACGTAGAGTTCCATACTAAAATGAATACCATAGGCGGAGAAGTTTTAGCCGGTTTGAATAAAGCCGTGGAACTGGCAGAGAAAGATTTTCGTGGTTTGGTTGTGGGTAATGATGGAGCCAATTTTTCAGCTGGAGCCAATGTGGGAATGATTTTCATGATGGCCATTGAACAAGATTGGGATGAGGTGGATTTTGCCATTCGTCAGTTCCAAAATACCATGATGCGTATGCGCTACTCATCCATACCGGTTGTTGCCGCTCCTCATAATTTAACTCTGGGAGGTGGTTGCGAGCTTTGCTTGCATGCAGACTTTGTTCAAACTAATGCAGAAACCTACATGGGATTGGTTGAGTTTGGAGTAGGACTAATTCCTGGTGGAGGAGGAACTAAAGAGTTTACGCTGAGGGCTTCGGATGCCTTTGGCGAAGGCCAAATTGAACAAAATGTACTAAAAGATCGTTTCTTAACTATAGGGATGGCCAAAGTTTCAACTTCAGGATTAGAGGCTTATGATTTGGGGTACTTGCAAAAAGACAAGTTTGATATTTCCATGAATCGTAGTCGGCTAATTGCTGATGCAAAAGCTAAGGCAATAGAATTGGCTGAAGCCGGCTATGTTCAACCTGTACAGCGAAAGGATATTAAGGTACTTGGAAAATCAGGATTAGGTATGGTCTATGCAGGAGCAAATACCATGTATTCAGGCAGCTATATTTCTGAGCATGATAAAAAGATTTCAGAAAAGCTGGGTTGGGTAATGTGTGGCGGAGATTTATCGGCTCCTACTGTTGTTACTGAGCAATACCTCCTTGATCTTGAGCGAGAAGCTTTCTTATCGCTATGTGGTGAGAAGAAAACGCTTGAGCGTATCCAAAGTATATTAACCAAGGGTAAGCCACTTCGCAATTAG
- a CDS encoding MarR family winged helix-turn-helix transcriptional regulator — protein MKELNTIDYYLKISWQSIANKYNQIAAEYGITHAFGYLLMNVAKEGTTVSQLAGLLGQKATSLSRLLNSMEDMGMIYRETDTHDKRLVKIFLTPLGVEKRKIASGVVKKFNEYLAENLTEEEKNICIEALQKINKLTQDYQPDEDEAIE, from the coding sequence TTGAAAGAGCTAAATACTATTGATTACTATTTGAAAATCAGCTGGCAAAGTATTGCTAATAAATACAATCAAATTGCTGCTGAATATGGAATTACACATGCCTTTGGATATCTGTTAATGAATGTAGCTAAGGAGGGAACAACAGTGTCACAATTGGCCGGTTTACTGGGTCAAAAGGCAACCAGTTTATCCAGGTTACTCAACAGTATGGAAGATATGGGAATGATTTACAGAGAAACCGATACCCATGATAAGCGCCTTGTTAAAATATTTCTAACTCCACTGGGGGTTGAAAAAAGAAAGATAGCCAGCGGGGTTGTGAAGAAATTCAATGAGTACCTGGCCGAAAATTTAACCGAAGAGGAAAAAAATATTTGCATTGAAGCACTTCAGAAAATAAACAAACTGACTCAGGATTACCAGCCAGACGAAGACGAAGCTATAGAGTAA
- the ggt gene encoding gamma-glutamyltransferase yields MIHLSNKLSLFLTLTLLFTSCVKGQLGQSPENKYDNGVVVSAHPEASKVGVEILKKGGNAVDAAVAVQFALAVVYPIAGNIGGGGFMVYRSAKGEINSLDFRETAPAAASRDMYLDAQGNVIPNLSLQGHLAVGVPGSVDGMVQAHQKYGKLKWSELLQPAIDLARDGFTLTDMQAGELNKYKADFVKYNQPENKYFIKEENWKAGDNLKQEDLAIALELIRDKGRAGFYEGRTADNIVKEMQWGKGLITHADLKNYQSIWRKPITGSYRNCKVISMPPPSSGGICLIQLLKIMEAYDLKALGWNTEKSVQLITEAERRVYADRSAYLGDPEFYSVPVQALLNPDYLKKRMANFSFEKATPSSAIQPGDLGFKTPAINVKESDQTTHFSVVDREGNAVAITTTLNANFGSQVFVQGSGFLLNDEMDDFSVKPGVPNLFGVTGGEANSIQPGKRMLSSMAPTILEKDGKLFMVVGTPGGSTIITTVFQNIMNVVDHGMSMQQAVNAGRFHFQWTPDSIQYEKSAIDSLTIEKLKRKGYNFKSRAAMGRADAILKTQWGYYEAGADKRGDDKAEGW; encoded by the coding sequence ATGATCCATTTATCTAATAAGTTATCCCTGTTTCTGACCTTAACACTATTATTTACATCATGTGTTAAAGGGCAATTAGGGCAATCGCCGGAAAATAAATACGATAACGGAGTTGTTGTAAGTGCTCATCCTGAAGCCTCAAAAGTGGGTGTTGAAATCCTTAAGAAAGGCGGGAATGCTGTTGACGCTGCCGTTGCGGTTCAGTTTGCACTGGCGGTAGTATATCCAATTGCAGGTAATATTGGCGGTGGAGGTTTTATGGTTTATCGTTCGGCAAAAGGTGAAATTAATTCTCTTGACTTCAGAGAAACTGCACCAGCTGCAGCAAGTAGAGATATGTATCTTGATGCACAAGGGAATGTTATTCCTAACTTAAGCTTACAAGGGCATTTGGCTGTTGGGGTGCCGGGATCAGTTGATGGAATGGTTCAGGCTCATCAAAAATATGGTAAATTAAAATGGTCCGAATTGCTTCAGCCTGCAATTGATTTGGCAAGAGACGGTTTTACGCTAACTGACATGCAGGCCGGAGAATTAAATAAGTATAAGGCCGATTTTGTAAAATATAACCAGCCAGAGAATAAATATTTTATAAAGGAAGAAAATTGGAAGGCTGGAGATAACTTAAAGCAAGAAGATTTAGCTATCGCTCTTGAACTTATTAGAGATAAGGGACGAGCCGGATTCTATGAGGGTAGAACTGCCGATAATATTGTTAAAGAAATGCAATGGGGTAAAGGGTTGATAACGCATGCTGATTTGAAAAATTATCAATCAATATGGCGTAAACCCATTACCGGCTCCTATAGAAACTGCAAGGTTATATCAATGCCTCCGCCCTCAAGTGGAGGGATCTGTTTAATTCAGTTATTGAAAATAATGGAAGCCTATGATTTGAAAGCTTTGGGGTGGAATACAGAAAAGAGTGTTCAGTTAATTACTGAGGCAGAGCGTAGGGTGTATGCCGATAGATCTGCTTACTTAGGTGATCCGGAGTTTTATAGTGTTCCTGTTCAGGCCTTGCTCAATCCTGATTATTTGAAAAAAAGGATGGCAAATTTTTCATTTGAAAAGGCTACTCCAAGTTCAGCAATTCAACCGGGTGATTTAGGATTCAAAACTCCTGCGATTAATGTTAAGGAAAGTGACCAAACCACGCATTTTTCAGTGGTCGACAGGGAAGGAAATGCAGTGGCAATTACAACAACACTCAATGCTAATTTTGGATCACAGGTTTTTGTGCAAGGCTCAGGTTTTTTACTGAATGATGAAATGGATGATTTTAGTGTGAAGCCTGGTGTTCCAAATTTATTTGGAGTTACAGGAGGTGAGGCCAATTCAATTCAGCCCGGAAAACGGATGTTGAGTTCAATGGCGCCAACCATACTAGAAAAAGATGGCAAATTGTTTATGGTAGTAGGAACCCCCGGAGGATCAACCATAATAACAACAGTTTTTCAAAATATTATGAATGTTGTTGACCATGGAATGAGCATGCAACAGGCAGTTAATGCCGGCAGGTTTCATTTTCAATGGACTCCGGATTCGATTCAATATGAAAAAAGTGCAATAGACAGTCTTACAATTGAAAAACTTAAACGCAAAGGATACAACTTTAAATCCAGGGCTGCAATGGGTAGAGCCGATGCTATTTTAAAAACGCAGTGGGGATATTATGAAGCGGGAGCGGATAAGCGGGGTGACGATAAAGCCGAAGGATGGTAA
- a CDS encoding AMP-dependent synthetase/ligase, with protein sequence MMQLNTIVDLLNTMPDRYQGREVVAAKKNGAWIKYSAQEFREQVDLLSLGLLQLGIGKHDRVANMSPNRPEWNFVDFAILQIDATHVPLYPTLAENDLKFILNDAEVKVLFVANAELYAKVQRVRHEVPSLMAIYTYDEVSGAHSWEEVKELGKESNRSVLKEWNGQVQAEDLLTLIYTSGTTGNPKGVMLTHGNLVTNVMACQKICPPGTHKALSFLPLSHIFERMVVYMYMSIGVSIYYAESTETIAANLGEVKPDCFSTVPRLLEKVYDKIVTKGAALTGVKKKLFFWALNLGLKYEHDGKNGWWYEQQLKLARKLIFSKWKDALGGNVKAIVSGGAALQERLARVFYGAGIPVLEGYGLTETSPVIAVNTLEPEGHYFGTVGKIIDEVHVKIAEDGEILCKGPNVMKGYYKRPELTAEAITDGWFHTGDIGVIVEGKYLKITDRKKEMFKTAGGKYIAPQMIENKFKESVFIEQIMVLGENQRFPSALIVPAFPILKEWCEKHSLNCGSNSEMINNPLVIARFQQEVDKYNDGFGKWEKVKKFVILPKEWSIDAGEMTPKLSLKRKVILEKNKTAVEQIYAHDEPLAV encoded by the coding sequence ATGATGCAATTGAACACCATTGTCGACCTTCTCAATACCATGCCTGATCGTTATCAGGGGAGAGAGGTTGTAGCAGCTAAAAAAAACGGTGCATGGATTAAATATTCAGCTCAGGAATTTAGAGAACAAGTAGACTTATTAAGTTTAGGTTTGCTACAATTAGGTATTGGCAAACACGATCGTGTGGCCAATATGTCACCTAATCGCCCTGAGTGGAATTTTGTTGATTTTGCAATTTTGCAAATTGATGCCACACATGTTCCTTTATACCCAACTTTGGCTGAAAATGATTTAAAATTCATCTTAAACGATGCCGAAGTAAAGGTATTGTTTGTAGCCAATGCAGAGCTATATGCAAAGGTTCAGCGGGTACGTCATGAGGTACCGTCGTTAATGGCCATTTATACATACGATGAGGTAAGCGGAGCCCATTCGTGGGAAGAAGTGAAAGAATTAGGCAAAGAAAGCAACCGTTCTGTTTTAAAGGAATGGAATGGGCAGGTACAGGCTGAAGATTTACTAACGTTAATTTATACTTCAGGTACAACCGGTAACCCTAAAGGCGTAATGCTTACTCATGGGAACTTAGTAACCAATGTAATGGCTTGTCAAAAAATTTGCCCTCCTGGTACCCATAAAGCATTAAGTTTTTTACCCCTTTCGCACATTTTTGAGCGAATGGTAGTTTATATGTATATGTCTATCGGTGTTTCTATTTATTATGCCGAAAGTACTGAAACAATTGCAGCCAACCTGGGCGAAGTAAAGCCTGATTGTTTTTCTACCGTTCCGCGTTTATTGGAAAAGGTCTACGATAAAATTGTGACCAAAGGTGCAGCCTTAACCGGGGTGAAGAAAAAATTGTTTTTCTGGGCGCTAAATTTAGGGCTGAAATATGAACATGATGGTAAAAACGGATGGTGGTACGAACAGCAATTGAAGCTGGCTCGCAAGCTTATTTTTTCTAAATGGAAAGATGCTCTTGGAGGTAATGTAAAAGCGATTGTTTCAGGGGGAGCTGCTTTGCAAGAGCGACTGGCTCGAGTATTTTACGGGGCAGGCATTCCGGTATTGGAAGGCTACGGGTTGACAGAAACATCCCCGGTAATAGCAGTAAATACTTTAGAGCCCGAGGGTCATTATTTCGGAACCGTAGGTAAGATCATTGACGAGGTTCATGTTAAAATTGCTGAAGATGGTGAGATTCTGTGTAAAGGTCCAAATGTTATGAAAGGGTACTACAAACGCCCCGAACTCACCGCAGAAGCCATTACAGATGGATGGTTCCATACTGGAGATATTGGGGTTATAGTAGAAGGGAAGTACTTAAAAATTACCGATCGTAAGAAAGAAATGTTCAAAACCGCCGGAGGTAAATATATTGCCCCGCAGATGATTGAAAATAAATTCAAAGAATCGGTGTTTATTGAGCAAATAATGGTGTTGGGTGAAAACCAGCGTTTCCCTTCAGCCCTTATTGTTCCGGCATTTCCAATTTTGAAAGAATGGTGTGAGAAACATAGTTTAAACTGTGGCTCTAACTCCGAAATGATTAATAATCCATTGGTTATAGCACGTTTCCAACAAGAGGTAGATAAATATAACGACGGCTTTGGTAAATGGGAAAAGGTGAAAAAGTTTGTGATTTTGCCTAAAGAATGGTCTATTGATGCAGGAGAAATGACTCCGAAGCTTAGTCTTAAGCGTAAAGTTATTTTAGAAAAGAATAAAACTGCTGTAGAGCAAATTTATGCTCATGATGAACCTTTGGCAGTTTAA